A window of Clostridiisalibacter paucivorans DSM 22131 genomic DNA:
GAATACAGGTACTCCTAATGCTACAAATAATGTATTTATGCATATATAAATAAGTGCAGAAAATAAAGGTCTTGAGTCGGCATACTCAACTATTATCGTCTTATATTTATTAAAATTTTTCATAGTTAATGCTTCAGAAACATCATCTTTTATTAAAAGTAATACTATTATGATCAAAATTATTATTATAATTACTTTATAAAAATAATTCTTCTTCATAATGCTATCCCCCTATATATGATATACATAGACCCATTTTTTATATACATATTCTTTTTATTGACAATCTATCCCAGATATAATATTATTTATATATACCCCTTTAGGGTATGGAGGTGATAAAATGATTTTTTTAAATGAAAAAGCATTAAATTTTTTAAGAAAAAAGAATATAATTTAAAAATATCTATTAAGACTATAAGTTGTGGTTGAACAGGTACAATGAAGGAGCTAAGTATTAGCTCATCATCCAGTATCCCTGATACTAATATGTATAACAAATATGAGTTTCAAGGTATAAAGGTATTTATTCTAAAAACCTTAAAGACTAATAAAAAGATTGATATAAATCTTAAATATAATATACCCATTATAGGCCCTATATGGGATATAAAGGGTGTAAAACCAGAGCAATTGATATAATATTTAGACTTTAGTATCCCCATTACCTTTTGGGGAATTTTTATTTTCATTTTATTTAAATATAAATATGTATTCTGTTGATTTAGTCATACAAATTTGTTATTCTATTAAAAGAAATCTTAGAAAAGTTCATTATGTAAACTAGAGGTGAATCATGAATATATTATTACAATTTGGTATAATAGTGGGCATATGGCAGATAGGAGAGTTAATATCTTATTGGACCAATTTACCTATACCTGGAACTGTTTTAGGTATGATTATACTTTTTATTTTATTAAATACTAAAATTATTAAAATTGAAGATTTGAAAATTTCATCAGATTTTTTATTAAATAATCTAGCCTTCTTTTTTATACCTGCAGGCGTAGCATTGATAGGCTCAATAGGTGTCTTGAAGGATGCTTGGTTATCTCTTCTAATTATAACTTTACTGACTACATTTATAGTTATGGGAATTACAGGATTAATAGTAGAAAATATGATTAAATGGAGGAAGAACAAATGAGTCCCTTATTAGATAGTCCTGCTTTTGGTATATTACTTTCTATATTGACATTTCAATTGAGCTTATATATTTATAAAAAAACTAAAATTTCTCTATTTAACCCATTATTAATAAGTATATCATTAATAATTGCTTTATTAGTTGGATTTAATATACCCTTTGAAAAATTTAATAAAGGTGGCGAAATAATCTCTTTTTTCTTGGGCCCTGCCACAGTTATACTAGCTGTTCCATTATATAAACAGATGGAGTTACTAAAAAAGCATATTCATACGATTTTTATAGGTATATTTTCAGGAGTTATAGCTTCAATTATAAGTGTTATATCTTTAGCTATATTGTTTAAATTAGATAAAAGATTAGTGCTATCCCTAATACCAAAATCTATAACCACACCAGTGGGAATGGTATTGTCTGAAAATATAGGTGGTATCCCTTCAATAACTGTTATGCTTATTATAACTACTGGAATTACTGGTGCCATAATAGCACCCTTTGTATTTAAAATATTAAATATTCATAATGGTATCGCTCGTGGATTAGCTATGGGTACCGCATCTCATGCCCTTGGCACATCAAAGGCATTGGAGATGGGAGAAACTGAAGGAGCCATGAGCGGTCTTTCTATAGGTATTTCAGCTGTAATAACCGTTTTAATAGCTCCATTATTAATTAAGATATTTTCACTGATTTAATTATATGACCAGATTATATACTGAAAATAAAATATCTATTTAAGCATACCTGCCTTTTTATAAAGTGTATAAAAATGATTAGTAGGGCCTACTCCCTTTCCGATAGATAATGAATGCTCTATAGCTGTAGTTATGTATTCTTTAGCATTGAGTACAGACTTTTCTATCCCATAACCCTTAGCTAGATTAGATGCTATAGCTGCTGACAATGTGCACCCAGTACCATGGGTGTTTTTAGTATTTATCCTCTTCGCATTAAAATATTTAAATTCGCTACCATTAAATAATACATCTATTGCCTCACCATCTAGATGTCCTCCTTTAATTAAAACATTTTTAGTGCCCATATTATATATCTTCTTAGCAGCTAATTCCATATCCTCTAGCCGTTGAATCTTAAGTTTTGTTATGACTTCTGCTTCAGGTATATTGGGAGTTATTATAGTAGCCAATGGCAATAACTTATCTATCAAAGTATTTTCCGCTTCCGTCTTTAACAGATGAAATCCACTTTTGGACACCATAACTGGATCTAAAACTATATTTTTAGGATTATAATATTTCAAACCATCTGCTATAGTCTCTATGGTCTCTATTTGAGATACCATACCTATCTTTAATCCATCTACTGATATGTCCTCAAAAATTGCCTTTATCTGCTCCTTTATAATATCAGGAGTGATATCTTGTACTGCAAATACCCCTTGGGTGTTCTGAGCTGTAACTGCAGTTATTATACTCATTCCAAATGTGCCATGGGCAGAAAATGTTTTTAAATCTGCCTGTATCCCTGCCCCACCACTACTATCTGAACCTGCTATAGTAAGTACCTTTTTCATGCTTACTACCTCCCTATCCATTGATTTTAGTTATAGCTTTATTAGTATCTATTATTTTAAGTACCATATATCCTATAATACTCCCTCCAATAGTACTTACCATAAAGGGAGTTACAAAAAATAGTGCTGCTACTTCTTTACCCAGTATAAATTTTGCTATAGGAAATGCTAATATCCCGCCTATTATGCCTGTTCCTAATATTTCTCCCATAACAGCGTATGCCCTTTCTCCTTTAATCATATAAGTTATACCAGCAATAAATGCTCCTATCATACTACCTGGAAAAGCCAAAAGGGAACCTGTACCAAGTATATTTCTTAAAACTGATATTAAAAAAGCATTGGCCAATGCATACCATGGTCCCAATAATACTGCTGATACTACATTTATGGTATGCTGGACTGGAAAGCATTTAGCTATTCCAACTGGTATATAAATAATATGTCCTGTAATAGTTCCCATAGCTACCAATAATGATGATAGTGTAATCTTTTTTATATCCATATAAACCCCCTAATTTTTATGTACTAAGGGCATATAAAAAAAGACACAAATCTCAAACCATGAGGATTTATGCCTATAAATAACATAAGTTTTCACTTCCCTACGCTGGCATTATCCAGATCAGGTTAAGGGTCAAAGACTTTTTTGGGTCTCTATCTCAGCTGGCCTTTCCAGCCCCCCTAGCACATAAATTATTCTTTTATAATTAGATGATATCACAATAATTTTCCATATTCAACCTTTTGTCAACCTACTATTGACCTATTTACATACTTTGATGTCATAAGGCTTAACATAGCACTATAAAACACATCAAATTCTACTATATCTCCTACATTTACATCGTATTTTGCGTTGGAAATATTCAATAACAAATGGTCACTACTCCCTCCCATTATCTCTATATCTTCGTCTACAGGAGTAAGGGCTTCAATCCTACAATCTTGTTTCCCCACTGCTACTATAGCCCTCTTTATATTTCCCATATCCTTATGATTAGGTATATTTCCAAAGGCATCTCTACCTATCTTGCCTATAGGTACAGATGGTTTCGTTTTAACCTCTATCACTTGAGCCTTTAATTTTACAGTATCTTGTATGGTTCCAGGTACTATTCTAAAATTCGTCGTATCTCTTCCCAGAAGGATTGCCTCACCTATTCTAAATTGTGTGATACCTTTTGCAATTTCACCTTTCTCTAGAATATCCAATGTCAAAGTACTTCCTCCAGATATAGTTTCTATATTAAGTCCATACTCTTTTTCTATATCATTAGCTAGGTCTACAAGTATTTTAGTATTTTCATATGTGGGAAGTACCCCTCCATAACATCCTACATTAGCTCCTAAACCTTCTAATTTTATATTAGGTAGTTTTATTATCTCACCCACTATATCTAGTACTTTATCGGGCCAAACACCCTCTCTTAAATCACCAACATCTACCATTAATATGACATTATGGATCTTGTTCTGCATCTTTGCTGACTCAGATATAGCTTTTATAGTATCTAATTCTGAATTTAAACTACCAAGTGTATATTTAACCAGATCATCTATCTCGCATAGCATGGGAATCCTTATAAGATACATCTGGGCATTTATGCCATATTCTACCATATTCACTATATTCTGAATTCTTGAATCACCAATTTTCCTTATACCACCTTCCACCATTGCCTCGACCAATTGAGGCATAGCACATATGCCCTTACTTATTCCCATGATCTCAATACCCTTTTTACCACAATAATCCACAACATATTCTGTGTTTTCTCTTATTTTTCCTATATTTATTTCTATCCTTGGATAAATAATTTTTCCCAATATCCCTCATCTCCTTTTTGGTTTTTAACTATCCCCTTATAAAAATTATACCATAGTGAAATACAGGCCAACAATAGTACAAATATATAATTATAATAAAGACATAAAAAAGTTAGTAGTTAACTACTGGCTACCAACTACTAACTTCTTTATATCTATTTTTTTCTTAAATTTTTAAAAAATTCCTTTAACATTAAAGAGCTTTTTTCTTCCAATACGCCAAATAAAACTTCAACATTATGATTCAAATACTGGTTTTGAACTATATTCATTACAGAACCACAGGCTCCCCTTTTCTTATCTTTAGCCCCTATTACCAATCTTTCTATCCTAGAATTTACTATGGCTCCAGCACACATGGGACATGGTTCCAATGTAACATACATAGTACAACCTATAAGCCGCCAACCTCCTAAAATATCAGCAGCTTTTCTTATGGCAATCATCTCTGCATGGGCCGTCGGATCATTTAACAATTCCCTTTTATTATATCCAGAGGATATTACTTCTCCAGCTCTTACTATAACTGCCCCAACTGGAACTTCTAAAATTTCCTTTGCCTTTATAGCTTCTTTTAGAGCCAATCCCATAAAATAACTATCCATACTATCATCAACCTGTCAAAAAATAAAAATGGTGCACCTAGGAGGATTCGAACCCCCGGCACATGCCTTAGGAGGGCACTGCTCTATCCTACTGAGCTATAGGTGCACAATAAATCACTTATATATACTACAATATTTTGATTGTTTTGTCAAGGATCTCAGATGCTATCAGAAATAAGGTATATAAAACAGCTAGTAGTTGATGATGGAAATTCTATGGACTTCATTCTTAAACTACTAACTGTTTTATGTTTTTGTCATAAATATACCTTCATCATTAGACTAGGGGCATAAATGCCCCTCTAATCTATCTTTTCTAATCCTCCCATAAATGGTCTTAAAACCTCTGGTATTGTCACTGATCCATCCTTTTGTTGATAATTTTCCAATATAGCTGCTGTAGTCCTTCCAACTGCAACACCTGAACCATTTAAAGTATGAACATATTCTGTATTTCCTGTTTCACTATCTCTATATCTTATATTTGCCCTTCTAGCCTGAAAATCTTCAAAATTACTACAAGAAGATATCTCTACATACCTATCATAACTAGGCATCCATACCTCTAGGTCATAAGTTTTTGCTGAAGAAAATCCTACGTCTCCTGTGCAAAGTTCAACTACTCTATATGGCAATCCTAATAATTGCAATATTTTTTCTGCATTATTAGTTAGTTTTTCCAACTCTTCGTAAGAATTCTTTGGATTTGCTAACTTTACTAGTTCTACTTTATTGAATTGATGATTCCTAATGAGTCCCCTGGTATCTCTACCGGCAGAACCTGCTTCCCTTCTAAAACAAGGTGTATATGCAGTAAAGTATTTAGGTAAATCCCTCTCATCTAATATCTCATCTCTATGGATATTTGTAACAGGCACTTCTGCTGTGGGTATAAGGAAATAATCAACCCCACTTAATCCAAACATATCGTCTTCAAATTTAGGTAATTGTCCTGTTCCAATCATTGAATTCCTATTAACCATAAATGGTGGCAATATCTCTGTATATCCATGTTCAATAGTATGGATGTTAAGCATGAAGTTTATCAATGCCCTCTCTAAAAGAGCACCTTTGCCCTTATATAATGAAAACCTTGAACCTGTGAGCTTAGCAGCCCTTTCAAAATCTAATATATCTAAATCACTTCCCACATCCCAATGGGGCTTCTTGTCAAAGTCAAATTCCCTCGGTTCTCCCCATTTTCTAATCTCTTTATTGTCTTCATCACTTAATCCCACTTTAATATTAGGGTTTGGGACATTTGGTATTCCCAAAAGGGTATTTTTCAGTTCTATCTCTATTTCTTTTACTTCTACATCCATATCCTTTATCTGTTGAGATAATTTTTTCATCTCTGCCAATATATCTGAAATATCTTTACCCTCTTTCTTTAATTTAGGAATACTTTTAGAGACTTTGTTTTGCTCGGCCTTCATTTCTTCAACCTTTTTTAAAAGATCTCTTCTTTTCTGATCAAAAGCCATTACCTTATCTACCTGTTGAGAATAATCCTGTCCCCTAGCATTTAATCCCTCTTTTATCCCCTCTGGATTATTTCTTACTCTTTTAATATCCAACATTTTTATCTACACTCCCTCTATATAATTTATTTTTCAATCATATTTATCACAAACACAAAAAATATTAAAAAACCTCCCATCCCTACATCATAAGGGACGAGAGGCTTTTCCCGCGTTGCCACCCTAATTAGCCTAATTGGCTCTCTTAAAATATTTTAACCGATATTCGGGTTTACTTTTATAGTAAACTGCTCCAGGACGGATTCGACAAAAGATTATACTGATTTTCACCAAATATCAGCTCTCTATAAATAATCTATTTATCTACTACTTCCCTTCTTCACATACTTATTATTTAATTATCAGTAATTGTAGCACAATTATTAATATATTTCAAGAGCTATTGTACTTCTATATCTTCTTCTAAGTTTTGTTCATAATTTACATCTACGCCAACATTATTGTTTAATTGTTTTAAAACGCCCTCTAATTCTTCTATATATCTACCATACTCTGACCAATTTCCATCTTGAGATGCTCTCTTTGCATTATTAAATAATTCATTTGCCTTTTTAACAAGATTATTTACATCTTGATCTTCTATATCTATATCAGTATCCTGATCTTGTTCAGCTTGGTCAATATCTTCCTCAGTTGCACCAAATATTTTAATTAATGCCTCATCTAAATTTCTTTCCATTACTATCTTATCCTTAAATGATACTATTACTCTCTTCATTTCTGGAAGACTATTTTCATTATCTGCTTGAAGATAGATAGGTTCTACATATAATAAAGAATTTTCAATTGGTACTATTATTACATTACCCCTCAATACAGCAGAGCCCTTTTGACTCCATAGAGTTAATTGCTGAGATA
This region includes:
- a CDS encoding CidA/LrgA family protein, whose protein sequence is MNILLQFGIIVGIWQIGELISYWTNLPIPGTVLGMIILFILLNTKIIKIEDLKISSDFLLNNLAFFFIPAGVALIGSIGVLKDAWLSLLIITLLTTFIVMGITGLIVENMIKWRKNK
- a CDS encoding LrgB family protein gives rise to the protein MSPLLDSPAFGILLSILTFQLSLYIYKKTKISLFNPLLISISLIIALLVGFNIPFEKFNKGGEIISFFLGPATVILAVPLYKQMELLKKHIHTIFIGIFSGVIASIISVISLAILFKLDKRLVLSLIPKSITTPVGMVLSENIGGIPSITVMLIITTGITGAIIAPFVFKILNIHNGIARGLAMGTASHALGTSKALEMGETEGAMSGLSIGISAVITVLIAPLLIKIFSLI
- the thiD gene encoding bifunctional hydroxymethylpyrimidine kinase/phosphomethylpyrimidine kinase, producing MKKVLTIAGSDSSGGAGIQADLKTFSAHGTFGMSIITAVTAQNTQGVFAVQDITPDIIKEQIKAIFEDISVDGLKIGMVSQIETIETIADGLKYYNPKNIVLDPVMVSKSGFHLLKTEAENTLIDKLLPLATIITPNIPEAEVITKLKIQRLEDMELAAKKIYNMGTKNVLIKGGHLDGEAIDVLFNGSEFKYFNAKRINTKNTHGTGCTLSAAIASNLAKGYGIEKSVLNAKEYITTAIEHSLSIGKGVGPTNHFYTLYKKAGMLK
- the thiW gene encoding energy coupling factor transporter S component ThiW; this translates as MDIKKITLSSLLVAMGTITGHIIYIPVGIAKCFPVQHTINVVSAVLLGPWYALANAFLISVLRNILGTGSLLAFPGSMIGAFIAGITYMIKGERAYAVMGEILGTGIIGGILAFPIAKFILGKEVAALFFVTPFMVSTIGGSIIGYMVLKIIDTNKAITKING
- a CDS encoding alanine/ornithine racemase family PLP-dependent enzyme codes for the protein MGKIIYPRIEINIGKIRENTEYVVDYCGKKGIEIMGISKGICAMPQLVEAMVEGGIRKIGDSRIQNIVNMVEYGINAQMYLIRIPMLCEIDDLVKYTLGSLNSELDTIKAISESAKMQNKIHNVILMVDVGDLREGVWPDKVLDIVGEIIKLPNIKLEGLGANVGCYGGVLPTYENTKILVDLANDIEKEYGLNIETISGGSTLTLDILEKGEIAKGITQFRIGEAILLGRDTTNFRIVPGTIQDTVKLKAQVIEVKTKPSVPIGKIGRDAFGNIPNHKDMGNIKRAIVAVGKQDCRIEALTPVDEDIEIMGGSSDHLLLNISNAKYDVNVGDIVEFDVFYSAMLSLMTSKYVNRSIVG
- the tadA gene encoding tRNA adenosine(34) deaminase TadA, which produces MDSYFMGLALKEAIKAKEILEVPVGAVIVRAGEVISSGYNKRELLNDPTAHAEMIAIRKAADILGGWRLIGCTMYVTLEPCPMCAGAIVNSRIERLVIGAKDKKRGACGSVMNIVQNQYLNHNVEVLFGVLEEKSSLMLKEFFKNLRKK
- the serS gene encoding serine--tRNA ligase, whose product is MLDIKRVRNNPEGIKEGLNARGQDYSQQVDKVMAFDQKRRDLLKKVEEMKAEQNKVSKSIPKLKKEGKDISDILAEMKKLSQQIKDMDVEVKEIEIELKNTLLGIPNVPNPNIKVGLSDEDNKEIRKWGEPREFDFDKKPHWDVGSDLDILDFERAAKLTGSRFSLYKGKGALLERALINFMLNIHTIEHGYTEILPPFMVNRNSMIGTGQLPKFEDDMFGLSGVDYFLIPTAEVPVTNIHRDEILDERDLPKYFTAYTPCFRREAGSAGRDTRGLIRNHQFNKVELVKLANPKNSYEELEKLTNNAEKILQLLGLPYRVVELCTGDVGFSSAKTYDLEVWMPSYDRYVEISSCSNFEDFQARRANIRYRDSETGNTEYVHTLNGSGVAVGRTTAAILENYQQKDGSVTIPEVLRPFMGGLEKID